One Lottiidibacillus patelloidae DNA segment encodes these proteins:
- a CDS encoding type II secretion system protein produces MKKLLNNEKGFTLIELLAVIVILGIIAAIAVPSISGIIDNTKKDAHLANAESMIDAAKYAVASENDVLPTGHLDKVYFSLTWLEENGYVETLEDPDGGVYAKEASADVVNPVAADGTKRSTKPATGSYVLIEKVEVSGKAPKYNYYVYLNGSQRTLISIADATATDDISTFYDEETQNGPVLESKLSRDMIIENQTPAPVPAG; encoded by the coding sequence ATGAAGAAATTATTAAACAATGAGAAAGGTTTCACACTAATTGAGTTACTAGCTGTAATCGTAATTCTAGGAATTATCGCTGCAATCGCAGTACCAAGTATTTCAGGAATTATTGATAATACCAAGAAGGATGCTCACTTAGCTAATGCAGAAAGTATGATCGATGCAGCTAAATATGCTGTAGCTTCTGAAAATGATGTCTTACCGACTGGACACTTAGACAAAGTATATTTTTCACTAACTTGGTTGGAGGAAAATGGTTATGTTGAAACTTTAGAAGACCCAGATGGAGGGGTATACGCTAAAGAAGCTTCTGCAGATGTAGTAAATCCAGTAGCTGCAGATGGCACCAAACGCTCTACAAAACCTGCAACGGGTTCATATGTTTTAATTGAAAAAGTAGAAGTTTCTGGTAAGGCACCAAAATATAACTACTATGTGTATCTAAATGGGTCTCAACGCACTTTAATATCTATAGCTGATGCTACTGCTACTGATGATATTTCCACTTTTTATGATGAAGAAACACAAAATGGTCCTGTTTTAGAGTCGAAGTTATCTCGTGACATGATTATTGAAAACCAAACTCCAGCTCCAGTTCCAGCTGGTTAA
- a CDS encoding type II secretion system F family protein, translating to MPHFKYEGRDIKGGKKSGKLESDSKREALVSLKEKGIRVLKIEEVELNWWEKDIYIGNPVKMQDFVVFLRQFATLLKAGVTVVKSTNILAHQSTSKPFRKALFAIEEDLRTGISFSEACGKHSKIFPSLFTNMVKVGEAGGNLDDTLENLADYYEKQESTRAKVKTALVYPASIGIFASGVIIFLLVSVVPTFVGMFSDFGAELPFITRFVMGASEWMQSFWWLIIVVIIAIIISLKYLRSNNKSRYYMDLIALKIPLFGTILQKAAIARLTRTLSSLVGNSVPILQAISIVEKIIGNEIMAKVLRESRISLEGGNSFTEPLEKHWAFPKLVTQMIAIGETSGALDTMLGKVADFYETEVENATDKLKAMIEPIMIVSLALIVGGIVLAIVVPMFTIFDHVG from the coding sequence ATGCCGCACTTTAAATATGAAGGCCGTGATATAAAAGGCGGCAAAAAATCTGGTAAATTAGAAAGTGACTCGAAAAGAGAGGCACTAGTTAGCTTAAAGGAAAAAGGAATTCGCGTACTTAAAATTGAAGAAGTAGAGCTTAATTGGTGGGAAAAAGATATATATATTGGAAACCCGGTCAAGATGCAAGATTTTGTAGTTTTTTTAAGGCAGTTTGCCACGCTTCTAAAAGCAGGTGTTACGGTCGTTAAATCTACAAACATTCTTGCACACCAATCTACGAGTAAACCGTTTCGTAAAGCTCTATTTGCCATTGAAGAAGATTTACGTACAGGAATTTCTTTTTCCGAAGCTTGCGGAAAACATAGTAAAATCTTCCCGTCATTATTTACGAACATGGTTAAAGTGGGAGAAGCTGGTGGTAACTTAGATGATACACTGGAAAACTTGGCAGACTATTACGAAAAACAAGAATCAACCCGTGCAAAAGTAAAAACTGCACTCGTTTACCCAGCGTCTATCGGTATTTTTGCCTCAGGAGTTATCATTTTCTTACTTGTTTCCGTCGTACCGACATTTGTTGGCATGTTTTCTGACTTCGGAGCTGAACTTCCATTTATCACGCGTTTCGTTATGGGAGCAAGTGAATGGATGCAAAGCTTTTGGTGGTTAATCATCGTTGTCATTATCGCTATCATTATATCTCTCAAATATTTACGTAGTAATAATAAATCAAGATATTATATGGACTTAATTGCTTTAAAAATACCATTATTCGGAACGATATTACAAAAGGCAGCAATTGCTAGATTAACGAGAACTTTAAGCTCATTAGTTGGTAACTCAGTTCCGATCCTACAAGCAATATCCATCGTCGAAAAAATCATTGGCAATGAAATAATGGCTAAAGTTTTACGCGAATCACGCATCTCTTTGGAAGGGGGAAACTCCTTCACAGAACCATTGGAAAAACATTGGGCTTTCCCGAAATTAGTAACGCAAATGATCGCTATTGGTGAGACGTCTGGTGCATTAGATACTATGCTCGGAAAAGTTGCAGACTTTTACGAAACGGAAGTAGAAAACGCAACGGATAAATTAAAAGCTATGATTGAGCCAATTATGATCGTCAGTTTAGCTTTAATCGTTGGTGGAATTGTCCTTGCCATTGTCGTTCCAATGTTCACAATTTTCGACCATGTCGGCTAG
- a CDS encoding type IV pilus twitching motility protein PilT produces MKEKIDHILRASNQLKASDIHITVGVPPIFRISGDLKGFGKDIVTKEQTAQMAKSIMSEEKWEEFQEKGEIDFSYSIPGFSRFRVNAFNQRGSVGISIRMIPTKIPNIDDLNMPQVVKDMTKKPQGLILVTGPTGSGKSTTLASMINYINQTMSKHIITLEDPIEFVHNHGKSIINQREVGADTQSFNNALRAALRQDPDVILVGEMRDLDTISIAITAAETGHLVFGTLHTQNAPSTVDRIIDVFPSSQQEQVRVQLASVLVGVISQRLFPTVDKTGRRAATEILVNNSAVANLIRNEKIHQIVNVMQTSKATGMHTLDMDIQRLIDTGQVAAEIAEPFLSEGAK; encoded by the coding sequence GTGAAAGAGAAAATAGATCATATTCTAAGAGCATCAAATCAACTTAAAGCATCCGATATTCACATTACTGTCGGTGTTCCACCAATTTTTCGTATTAGTGGTGATTTAAAAGGATTTGGAAAAGATATTGTAACGAAAGAACAAACCGCACAAATGGCAAAGTCAATTATGTCAGAAGAAAAATGGGAAGAGTTCCAAGAAAAAGGGGAAATAGACTTCTCATATAGTATTCCTGGCTTTTCCCGCTTTCGAGTAAATGCCTTTAACCAACGTGGTAGTGTTGGTATTTCAATTCGAATGATTCCAACGAAAATTCCGAATATTGATGACTTAAACATGCCACAAGTCGTGAAAGATATGACAAAGAAACCACAAGGACTTATTCTTGTAACAGGTCCAACAGGTAGTGGAAAATCAACAACATTGGCTTCAATGATTAATTATATTAACCAAACGATGTCTAAACATATCATTACACTGGAAGATCCAATTGAATTTGTTCACAATCACGGTAAGAGCATTATTAATCAACGAGAAGTTGGGGCAGATACACAAAGTTTTAATAACGCATTACGTGCCGCATTAAGACAAGATCCTGATGTCATTCTCGTCGGAGAAATGCGTGATTTAGATACAATTTCAATTGCAATAACTGCAGCGGAAACAGGTCACTTAGTCTTTGGTACGTTACATACGCAAAATGCGCCATCTACCGTTGACCGAATTATTGATGTATTCCCATCAAGTCAACAAGAACAAGTCCGTGTCCAATTGGCATCAGTTCTAGTTGGAGTCATTTCACAACGACTTTTCCCAACAGTGGACAAAACTGGACGAAGAGCTGCAACGGAAATTTTAGTTAATAATTCCGCAGTAGCTAACTTAATTCGAAATGAGAAAATTCACCAAATCGTAAACGTCATGCAAACGTCAAAAGCGACGGGCATGCATACGCTTGATATGGATATACAACGTTTAATAGATACTGGACAAGTTGCCGCTGAAATAGCTGAGCCGTTTTTATCTGAGGGGGCAAAGTAG
- a CDS encoding PulJ/GspJ family protein: MKLCRNNENGLTLIEVLATIAIFSIILGLITNVVINSFNYHDKSYDNLKLGQEANLIITKLRTIHQKNEGYLLKYDTSGNLLIDQGDGEQLLGKQDGYRYELSAHLADDSSESINYEVQDGAVLEDELIVKKKSTVFLTIKIIDEKSNKSISLETTLTRLVGGN; this comes from the coding sequence ATGAAACTATGTCGAAATAATGAAAATGGTTTAACATTAATTGAAGTTCTTGCTACAATCGCTATTTTTTCTATTATCTTAGGATTAATAACCAATGTAGTAATTAATAGTTTCAATTACCATGATAAAAGTTATGATAATTTGAAATTAGGGCAAGAAGCAAACTTAATCATTACTAAACTTAGAACTATTCACCAAAAGAATGAAGGATATCTACTTAAGTATGATACATCAGGAAATCTTTTAATAGACCAAGGTGATGGGGAGCAGTTATTAGGTAAGCAAGATGGTTACCGCTATGAACTATCTGCACATTTAGCTGACGACAGCAGTGAAAGTATTAACTATGAGGTTCAAGATGGAGCCGTTCTGGAAGACGAACTTATCGTCAAAAAGAAATCAACAGTATTCTTAACAATTAAAATCATCGACGAAAAATCAAATAAATCTATTTCTCTAGAAACGACATTAACACGATTAGTAGGAGGAAATTAA
- a CDS encoding prepilin peptidase, protein MDFFIIFYSFILGLLIGSFLNVVGLRVPLGKSIVKPRSACTTCKRTLTATDLIPVISFLFFGGKCKTCGEKISIMYPTVELLTGLLYAYAAYSIGIEWELLAAFLLISLGMVIIVTDISYMLIPNKILLFFAIVIIPIRVLSPLTPWWDAIVGAIVGFVLLYFVAVVSKGGMGGGDVKLFAVLGLFLGLKGVLLTFFLSTFIGAVFGIIGLISGKIKRKQAIPFGPYIIVASLIAYFFGEQMIMWYIEQFFSKG, encoded by the coding sequence ATGGATTTTTTCATAATCTTTTATTCTTTCATCTTAGGTCTTTTAATAGGTTCGTTCCTTAATGTTGTCGGATTACGCGTGCCTTTAGGCAAATCGATCGTTAAACCACGTTCTGCTTGTACGACGTGTAAACGTACATTAACAGCAACTGACTTAATTCCTGTAATTTCTTTTTTGTTTTTTGGAGGAAAATGTAAAACGTGTGGCGAAAAGATAAGTATAATGTATCCTACTGTCGAATTATTGACTGGGTTACTTTATGCCTACGCTGCATATAGCATTGGAATTGAATGGGAGCTTTTAGCTGCATTTCTATTAATATCTTTAGGAATGGTAATTATTGTAACAGATATTTCATATATGCTAATTCCAAATAAAATTTTGTTATTTTTTGCAATAGTTATAATTCCTATTCGTGTATTATCACCTCTTACCCCTTGGTGGGATGCCATTGTTGGGGCAATAGTTGGTTTTGTTCTTCTTTACTTCGTTGCGGTTGTTAGTAAAGGTGGAATGGGCGGAGGAGATGTTAAGCTATTTGCCGTGTTAGGCTTATTTTTAGGTTTAAAGGGTGTTTTATTAACGTTTTTCTTATCGACATTTATCGGCGCGGTTTTCGGCATCATAGGACTAATTTCTGGTAAAATTAAACGTAAACAAGCAATTCCTTTTGGACCATACATAATAGTTGCATCATTAATTGCTTATTTTTTCGGAGAGCAAATGATTATGTGGTACATCGAACAGTTTTTCTCAAAAGGATAG
- a CDS encoding VanW family protein: MNGNYMIKIFVITSLSILFLLTSFYGSIYAFGKLKTEVLGIEEKYANQTKIGPLNVTGHTKTTAKQLLTNKVSQWMNNSTITILDTNGEALSIPSSLVNINVPATINAIQSGQQNEIVVVAPNLTNEISALYENHIFVDIDAIAQDIVANVKEMTVRIEINANNYVIEEGNGVVAESVVTNFKKDNYLDLWVASLNNKVIAANETTSLLSLLESEGTELIDSDSLSVLATALYKALLNTNFDILERHIGSSLPEYASLGFEAKVVPGELDLAFRNPNAENYVFQVYEDNNVLNVSIVGPSLPYRYVVSIKGKQQFKPKTIIHFSDSVKENEVMVKNEGRPGYLCTIYRSAFDESDNLVSNTLIAEDFYIPVHRVEIRYGSE, from the coding sequence ATGAACGGTAATTATATGATTAAGATCTTCGTCATTACGTCACTTAGTATACTATTTCTCCTAACTTCGTTTTATGGTTCAATATACGCCTTTGGTAAATTGAAAACAGAAGTGCTAGGCATTGAAGAAAAGTATGCAAATCAAACGAAAATAGGACCACTTAATGTAACAGGTCATACTAAGACAACTGCGAAGCAATTATTAACTAATAAAGTTAGTCAGTGGATGAATAATTCAACGATTACTATTTTAGATACAAATGGTGAAGCGCTTTCTATTCCATCATCTTTAGTGAATATTAATGTGCCAGCTACTATTAACGCGATTCAAAGTGGGCAGCAAAATGAGATAGTTGTCGTTGCTCCTAACTTAACAAATGAAATTAGTGCATTGTATGAAAATCATATTTTTGTAGATATTGATGCGATTGCACAAGATATTGTTGCAAATGTGAAAGAGATGACTGTTCGGATCGAAATTAATGCTAATAATTACGTCATTGAAGAAGGAAATGGCGTTGTTGCTGAAAGTGTCGTAACAAACTTTAAAAAAGATAACTACTTGGATTTATGGGTAGCTTCTCTTAATAATAAAGTAATCGCAGCTAATGAAACGACTTCTTTACTTTCACTACTTGAAAGTGAAGGTACAGAGTTGATTGATTCTGATAGTTTAAGTGTCTTAGCAACTGCCCTTTACAAAGCTTTATTAAATACTAACTTTGATATACTAGAACGTCATATTGGGAGTTCTCTCCCGGAATATGCAAGCTTGGGGTTTGAAGCAAAGGTAGTTCCAGGTGAATTAGATCTAGCTTTCAGAAATCCGAATGCTGAGAACTATGTGTTTCAAGTATATGAAGATAATAATGTTTTAAATGTAAGCATAGTAGGACCGAGCCTTCCTTACCGATACGTCGTTTCGATAAAAGGAAAGCAACAATTCAAACCGAAAACGATCATCCATTTTTCAGATAGTGTAAAGGAAAATGAAGTAATGGTTAAAAATGAAGGTCGACCTGGCTATTTATGTACAATATACCGTAGTGCCTTTGATGAATCAGACAACCTAGTAAGTAACACTTTAATTGCAGAGGACTTTTATATACCAGTTCACAGGGTCGAAATTCGCTATGGAAGTGAATAA
- a CDS encoding type IV pilus modification PilV family protein, with translation MVEHNNKNGFTLLEVLVSFTLLSIVILIFFSAFQRYALVSNINEDNLVAMNLAKKVTVGMEKNTNEILEKYGDFYDENAYLDINNEIENNFLNVEILEQLEINNIPYYKVMSGDQVFFISIKNITADNNKVTEHATINVEVLDSRLTKVVAENFGYISTIASNEEGGNTTNETTYEPDPLAEDLAGIVLTNMKNKKDKIENNYLSKTTDSTFFDTSNTNHVASNQNHQFDFYNNKENIANCPEENTCYKDTHSDQTYIFTIENVTENPSSSPYTIEVRVYNLQYEEVAVKTDTITN, from the coding sequence ATGGTAGAACATAATAACAAAAATGGATTTACATTATTGGAAGTATTAGTCTCCTTTACACTGTTATCCATTGTCATACTAATATTCTTTTCTGCATTCCAGCGCTATGCTCTAGTGTCTAATATAAATGAAGATAACCTTGTTGCAATGAATCTAGCAAAGAAAGTAACGGTTGGTATGGAAAAAAACACAAATGAAATATTAGAGAAATATGGCGATTTCTATGACGAAAATGCATATTTAGACATAAATAATGAAATTGAAAATAATTTTTTAAATGTCGAAATACTAGAACAATTGGAAATTAACAATATCCCTTACTATAAAGTAATGTCAGGAGATCAAGTGTTTTTTATCTCTATTAAAAATATTACCGCTGATAATAATAAAGTAACTGAACATGCTACGATAAACGTAGAAGTACTAGATAGTAGGTTAACTAAAGTTGTTGCCGAGAATTTTGGATACATAAGTACTATTGCTAGTAATGAAGAAGGCGGAAATACAACTAATGAGACAACATATGAGCCTGATCCTTTGGCAGAAGATTTGGCTGGAATTGTTTTAACAAATATGAAAAACAAGAAAGATAAAATTGAAAATAATTATCTTTCTAAGACTACTGATAGTACTTTTTTTGACACGAGTAACACAAATCATGTAGCAAGTAATCAAAACCATCAATTTGACTTTTATAACAATAAAGAAAATATCGCTAACTGCCCTGAAGAAAATACTTGTTATAAAGACACCCATTCTGACCAAACTTACATATTTACCATTGAAAATGTAACAGAGAATCCAAGCTCTTCTCCTTATACAATTGAAGTTAGAGTATATAATTTGCAATATGAAGAAGTCGCTGTTAAAACTGACACTATTACTAATTAG
- a CDS encoding GspE/PulE family protein, which yields MSKTRKRLGDLLIESGLITEKQLSETLDLKAEGQKLGDALIERGLISEQQLTEALHHQLNIPQVSLFQYPINENILALVSKEFAKRNLIMPFKKEGQKLHVAMADPMDYYSIDDLRLSTGFQIEPAIATKDDISRAITKYYAMDDSIDELFEDMPEEQPDEGEEIDVNDSPVVRIVNQILTSAVEQKASDIHFDPQERHLAVRFRVDGILQTEKKLPKHMQNVITARIKIMANLNITESRIPQDGRIKLTIDIHPVDLRVSTLPTVFGEKIVLRILDLSNALNDIDKLGFNKINYNRFIELIERPTGIILITGPTGSGKTSTLYAGLNHLNSEDVNIITVEDPVEYQIQGINQIQVNANVGMTFAKGLRAILRQDPNIVMVGEIRDQETAEIAIRASLTGHLVLSTIHTNDSISTLSRLVDMGLEPFMVASSIAGVISQRLVRRICKDCAVEQEASRREQEIFAKRGLKIETVMRGTGCGNCNMSGYRGRIAIHEVLVMNEEIRNLLLNNRPVSEIHELTKKLGMIYLTDDGLLKVKQGHTTTEEVLRVALSE from the coding sequence ATGTCTAAAACAAGAAAAAGACTAGGGGATTTATTAATAGAGTCCGGACTAATAACTGAAAAACAGTTATCCGAAACCTTAGATTTAAAAGCAGAAGGTCAAAAACTTGGTGATGCTTTAATAGAGCGTGGGCTAATATCCGAACAACAATTAACGGAAGCCTTACACCATCAGTTAAACATCCCGCAAGTTAGTTTATTTCAGTATCCAATTAATGAAAATATTTTAGCTTTAGTATCTAAAGAATTTGCAAAGCGAAACTTAATCATGCCTTTTAAGAAAGAAGGGCAAAAGCTTCATGTGGCAATGGCTGATCCAATGGATTATTACTCAATCGATGATTTACGATTGTCAACCGGATTTCAAATTGAGCCAGCAATCGCGACAAAAGATGATATTTCTCGGGCAATAACGAAATATTATGCAATGGATGATTCCATTGATGAATTATTTGAAGATATGCCAGAAGAACAACCAGATGAAGGTGAAGAGATTGATGTCAATGATTCGCCAGTCGTTCGAATCGTTAATCAAATTTTAACGAGTGCAGTTGAACAAAAGGCGAGTGATATTCACTTTGATCCACAAGAAAGACATCTGGCCGTTCGTTTTCGTGTTGACGGTATTTTACAAACAGAGAAAAAGCTACCGAAGCATATGCAAAATGTTATTACAGCACGAATAAAAATTATGGCAAATTTAAACATTACGGAAAGTCGTATTCCACAAGATGGACGAATTAAACTAACGATTGATATACATCCAGTTGATTTGCGTGTATCTACTTTACCTACCGTGTTTGGTGAAAAGATCGTATTACGTATCTTAGACTTAAGTAATGCATTAAATGATATCGATAAATTAGGTTTTAATAAAATTAACTACAACCGTTTCATTGAATTAATTGAAAGACCGACAGGAATTATTTTAATCACAGGCCCAACAGGTTCAGGGAAAACGTCTACATTATATGCGGGATTAAACCATTTAAATAGTGAAGACGTTAACATCATTACGGTTGAGGATCCCGTCGAGTATCAAATTCAAGGAATTAACCAAATTCAAGTAAACGCTAATGTTGGTATGACCTTTGCCAAAGGGTTACGAGCAATATTACGACAAGATCCAAACATCGTTATGGTTGGGGAAATCCGAGATCAGGAAACGGCAGAAATTGCTATTCGTGCCTCTTTAACTGGGCACTTAGTATTAAGTACGATTCATACAAATGACTCGATTAGTACATTAAGTAGATTAGTAGATATGGGCCTTGAACCTTTCATGGTAGCATCGTCTATCGCCGGGGTAATCTCGCAACGATTAGTTCGTAGAATTTGTAAAGATTGTGCTGTAGAGCAAGAAGCTTCGAGAAGAGAGCAAGAAATTTTTGCTAAGCGCGGATTGAAAATCGAGACAGTGATGCGTGGTACAGGCTGTGGAAATTGTAATATGTCAGGATATAGAGGACGCATCGCCATTCATGAAGTTTTAGTGATGAATGAAGAAATACGTAATCTCTTATTAAATAATCGACCAGTTTCAGAAATCCATGAATTGACGAAAAAATTAGGAATGATTTACTTAACAGATGATGGTTTATTAAAAGTAAAGCAAGGACATACAACGACTGAAGAAGTATTACGCGTTGCACTAAGTGAGTAG
- a CDS encoding sensor domain-containing diguanylate cyclase: MNYKLSRQKSFFVILAFLLIWPTSVWGIYQIDTPTISSDSFVDILSLLFLLAITSLLPIKVRGTNILFIQGVSLAVFLQFGLFVEMLLTQISIVIAMAHLRVSLKDYSRYLTNMLMFLLGSIASGLVYYRLGGETGLYEIGNFPQIAPIIGYALTFFITNHIFLYLRDVVVYREDVTFWGKDMWWELITTCIVLPFGLILYILYAQIGTAAIFFVGFPFISISLMIRLYHSSEKINNLLHQTSEVGHQLTERLYVEDTVDLFVNRISKMFNVDYLYILDTEKNNENFSILRYIENGSVVEPKLKWLSKVNSVSGEAFKQANSVIYKKRSQWSDLSIGFLPETVESIISIPMQRNQKIVGVITLASRQQRMFEKHHVTILEILANSLAVAIENAKNYEDTKRQSERCGLTQLYNYRYFETILDQTFTKYKKNKEEFSIILLDLDHFKSVNDNYGHQSGNEVLCQLATRLTMVIGESGTVARYGGEEFVILLPKTGKEKCFKIAETIRKTIANKPFIVQDDLKSNPKPYSIRVTASIGIATAPEQGDDAMSLIRHADRAMYTGAKQQGRNKVAVYVSG; encoded by the coding sequence TTGAATTATAAACTTTCGAGGCAAAAATCGTTTTTTGTCATCTTAGCATTCTTGTTAATTTGGCCAACTTCTGTTTGGGGAATATATCAAATTGACACTCCTACTATATCATCAGACAGTTTTGTAGATATATTATCATTACTCTTTCTTTTAGCAATTACGTCCCTATTACCTATAAAAGTAAGAGGTACAAACATCTTATTTATCCAAGGTGTATCATTAGCAGTGTTTTTACAGTTCGGATTATTTGTAGAGATGTTATTAACCCAAATATCGATTGTCATTGCAATGGCACATCTAAGAGTAAGTTTAAAAGATTATTCTAGATATTTGACGAATATGTTAATGTTTCTCCTAGGTTCAATTGCTTCAGGGTTAGTATATTATAGACTTGGAGGAGAAACTGGGCTTTACGAAATCGGAAACTTCCCGCAAATAGCACCAATAATCGGATACGCGTTAACTTTCTTTATAACAAATCACATCTTTTTATACTTAAGAGATGTAGTCGTTTATCGCGAAGATGTTACTTTTTGGGGCAAAGATATGTGGTGGGAATTAATAACGACATGTATCGTTCTACCATTTGGATTAATTCTCTATATCCTATATGCGCAAATTGGTACAGCAGCAATCTTCTTCGTAGGATTCCCGTTCATTAGCATTTCTTTAATGATACGACTTTACCATTCGAGTGAAAAAATAAATAATTTATTACACCAAACAAGTGAAGTTGGTCACCAACTTACAGAAAGATTATATGTTGAAGATACAGTTGATTTATTCGTTAATCGAATTTCGAAAATGTTCAATGTCGATTACTTATACATTTTAGATACTGAAAAAAATAATGAGAACTTCTCTATCCTTCGCTACATAGAAAACGGTTCAGTTGTTGAACCAAAACTGAAGTGGCTGTCAAAAGTCAATAGTGTAAGTGGGGAAGCATTTAAACAAGCGAATAGTGTTATTTACAAAAAGCGTAGCCAATGGAGTGACCTTTCAATAGGTTTCCTTCCTGAAACTGTTGAATCGATCATTTCAATCCCTATGCAACGCAATCAAAAAATTGTAGGTGTTATTACACTTGCTTCTAGGCAACAAAGAATGTTTGAGAAACATCACGTAACAATATTAGAAATTTTAGCTAACTCACTAGCGGTAGCAATTGAAAATGCAAAAAATTACGAAGATACGAAAAGACAAAGCGAACGTTGTGGTTTAACACAACTGTATAATTATCGTTACTTTGAAACGATTTTAGACCAAACATTTACTAAATATAAGAAAAATAAAGAAGAATTCTCTATTATCCTTTTAGATTTAGACCACTTTAAATCTGTCAATGATAACTATGGACACCAAAGTGGAAATGAAGTGTTATGTCAGCTGGCAACGCGTTTAACGATGGTTATTGGAGAGTCAGGAACCGTTGCAAGATATGGCGGAGAAGAATTTGTTATCTTATTACCGAAAACTGGTAAGGAAAAATGCTTTAAAATTGCCGAAACAATTCGCAAGACGATTGCTAATAAGCCATTTATCGTACAAGATGATTTAAAAAGCAATCCTAAACCATATTCGATTAGAGTTACAGCAAGTATTGGTATAGCAACAGCTCCAGAGCAAGGTGATGATGCAATGTCACTAATTAGACACGCTGATAGAGCGATGTACACAGGGGCTAAACAGCAAGGAAGAAACAAAGTTGCAGTTTATGTAAGCGGATAA